Below is a genomic region from Neomonachus schauinslandi chromosome 2, ASM220157v2, whole genome shotgun sequence.
CTGAGCTAGCCATTTGCAAACTTGATTTCCTTATTCAGGCTGTACCACCTACAACTCTGGTAAGTCGCAGCCACTTGGACTTCAGTGCTTCTATCTCTTCTGTGGAATCGGTATAGTAATACCGTCCAGGCCTACTTCACAATGTTAAGAGATCAAATCAGATAATATGggttaaaatattattcaaatgtgAGACTTCAAAAATAATGGTTTCCATGTTTTCAGATTATTATAGGGGATGGGGGACCCAGAAACAAAGGGAATCATCAGCACCATTAAGGCAGTGAGGTACTTTACAGAAAGAATTCccacagagcagaaataaatgcaaacttTTTGTGACTCTGTGGCTGTCACAGAGcatattaaaaacttaattaataATAGACTTCTGTTTTTTCAGTTACCATTACTCAGAAGTCCAAGGATGAAACACTATAGGGTTCAGTTCTTATTAATCCTTATAAGAATTCTATATATGAGGGAACAGGGTTTTAgaacttaagtaacttgcccaggatcacatagCTAAGAGTATAAGCTGGAATTCGAATTTGGTTGTAACTGAAGACATCTTAAGCAAATTTAACACCTTATCCttagacttaaatttttttgagatgaTCAGTAAACCACATTTTTCAGTGAGTTAGAAGAATAGAGGGTAAAATTATGAGTGGTTATGAATAAAGATCCTTTATGTGCTCGTAAcaaattctactttttctttagCTAGGTGGAAAATTTACAgccagaaataaaaaacattgcAAGGCATCTTAACCAAGAAGTTGCAGTTCGTGCAAATCAGTTGAGATGGTCCAAAAGAGTTGCCAGGTAAGCTAATTCTATGaatatagactatatatatatatacatatatatatatgaatgaatatatacTGCATAAGTGATTATATTAATTATAGGTTTGGGTGTTCTATAGCTTTAGCAGCAAAGTAGTCCTTCCActccttaatattttaataagtttgTGTGGTATGAGTTTTTGTATAGTGAAagcaagaaatggagaaacagagcAAGTTCCTTCTTGAGGGACTCCAGCCTCCTGAAAAAAGACCTGTAATCAAATAATGACTAAATTAAGTACTATAAAAAAGGTTATGTACAAGGAGTTCAGTCATAGTGgaaagtcagggaaggcttcatggatGAAGATACTGTGCCACTCTGTTGGGATTTTAGTCAGTAATTGATACAGATTATTTACACACTTGACCATTTTGGAAAGAAGGGTACAGCAGCCCATAAGAAAGGGGAGGTAGAAAATGTGAATGCTCTGGTAGAAGAAAGTAGATAGCCAAGGTGCTGTCTGTCCACTGTGGTTACCCTGTGTAGTTGTCTGTCTGGGCTCTTCGAAAGCCCTTAGAAGGTGCTTGACCATGCATGCTGCAGTTCTGTGTCTGTAGTCATCCATTGGGAACGTCTAAGTCCTCTTGCTTCAATCAGCCTAAGTTAGTACTTAGTCAAATTATAATCCTTACCAGGCTGTGACTAAGTGTTCACCGGTTCAcagcaatgagaaaaataagggctttatattatgtatatataatgtatatatggttattgtatatttttacctatatgtgtataaatgtgcCAACTCTCTTCAATAtgaaattgcttttctctttaatgttaaaaagatctgacatttaaaaaatcattatggTAGCTTAATAtctttacttaataaaataaaagttgacaAACTTAACAGTTTTGAAGTTTTACTGATCAGAGAAATCTAAGAGTGACAACTCCAGGCCAAAAGAACAGATTAGTAAGCTGCTCATCTGAATTATAAATGCAGCCTAGACACAACTGGTACCTTGTTTATGCAGCATTGGCAGGATGATTGTCCAGACACATCCTTGCACAGATAGATGACTTTCTAGGAAGACACACCTAAGAGTTTCTTGGATTTTCAATGGAACTGAGTCTTGTAGGGTTAAAGAGAGTTTGTCAGGTGGACAGCCAGGTAAGTGGACTGTCCACACAGATGACTTAATGACTTCCAATTAGCAACagtcgcgcctcggataaacctcattggctacgatactgccactgcgcaaagcttgACTTAATGACTTCCAAAAGCATGCTGATGTAGAAGTCTGATTTATTGGGTAGCCTGTGCGTGTAGGCACCAAATATACAGGTGTCTGTAGAAGAGTAACAAGAGATAAAGTTGGAAGAGTAGGCAGACTCTAAATTATAAAGCCTGGAATGTCTGTGTACTGTCTTAGTGCAATAATACACTATAATTCTATTGGCTTCAAGTCCCTTGGATGTCTACATTGTAAAAGACATGCTACAGGAGatttaaagatgagtaagatCCAACACTTGATCTTCAAGGGGCCTATGGAAAGTGGGACTTAAGACGAGAACGGGAATAACGAATAAGGTTAACAGAGAAACAGATTAAGAAAATCTTCATAAAAGAGTTGGCTGAAGGATGTAAACCATTTTGATAGGTCAAGAGCATACATATTACAAAACCACATTGCTACAAAAAGTATATTCAGGGATCAAGTAATTGAGCTTGGCTGGAATGGAGGGATTTGAGTTAAATGTGCTTTCACCTCTAGAATTTTTGATACAAACTGTAGTTATACCATGCCAGTAGTAAAATTTCGCTTGTTAAAACCTAATTAGCCAAAGACCACCAGAGCCAAAGCTTGTAGTTTGATAATGTCAGATTTATCAAATTGCTATGTAATTTGTGTACATGCTAGAGAATTTTCAGTAAAAGACTTTTTTGCCTTTTGTAAGGCAACCCTTTAGTAAAATCTATGACAACTAAAAATCCGACACAAAATTTTAGCTAATAACCACAACATGGGTGTGTTTGTGCTACAGGTATGAAGCACTATTAACAGTCAAAtgatattttctcctttccctttttccccccttccctcaAACTAGGCTCACTTATCTAAAGAATATGCGGAGGCTTGTTTCAGAGCTGTATGTTCGGGATAACTGCCACCctttcaaagccactgttttggTCTGGATTCAGTTTCCCATGTGGATCTTCATGTCTGTTGCTCTCCGGAATTTTAGCACAGGGGCAACACATTCAGAAGGTAGTTATTATAGAAGTCTGTTTCCCCCAAATAAATTATCTAACATTGTCTTTgtactctaaagaaaaaaaaaaggcaaaaaaaaaaaaatccctgtgctTTTCATAATTAGAATGTTTTTACCATCTTTCTTACAAGagtatagattttaaaatattaagtgtaaGCAAACTAGCCGTGTTGAGAAAACATGAATGTAAGAAGGACAACagtaatacagttgacccttgaacaacacaggtttgaactgggCAGGTCCACTTACAGGTATATTTTTTACAGTCCCACACTGTAAAcgtattttctcttcattatgatttttttttttaatttgggggggggcagaaggatagggaaagacagaatctcaagcggactccccgctgagcgcagagccccacccagggctggaTGAGCCCCAtccagggctggatctcacaaccctgagatcatgacttgagccaaaatcaggagtcaaacacttaaccgactgagccacctaggtgcctctcattatgattttcttaataacatttacttttctttagctttcttgtaagaatacagtatatgatactTACAGCATATAAATGCTGTTGATGAGGCTTCCAGACAACAATAGGCTTTCTGTAGTTcttggagagtcaaaagttatgcagaggtttttttttaagattttatttttaaggggcgcctgggtggctcagtcattaagcatcccttcagctcaggtcatgatcccagggtcctgggatcaagccccgcatcgggctccctgctctaccagaagcctgcttctccctctcccactccccctgcttgtgttccctctcactgtgtctctctctgtcaaaaaaataaaatcttaaaaaaaaaaaaaaaaagattttatttttaagtaatctcatacccaatgtggggcttggactcaaccttgagatcaagagtcacccgctttaccactgagccagccatgcgccccgtacacagattttcaactgctcAGAGGGTCTGCACCCTTAAGCCCTGAGTTGTTTAACGGTCAATTATACTTCTTCATGGAAGTCATAATAAAATTCGTGTTACAATTCCATGATTCAGTTTCCTGGCTaagaattttttccatttataaaattaaggGACCAGAAAAGCATTCACAgttataaatgtaaacatttattaagaaactATAAACTAAAGTATTTGCTTAAAGGCATTTCCAACCAGAAAATATCTGAACAGACTTGAAAGAAAGTAGCCTATGGACaaatagttatataaatataagtttGAAAAGAGTACTGCTATGTATCTTTATGCTCCTACATCTGTTTGCTACAGAGAGCTTCTTCTTTCTCAGTACAGGAAGACTAATTTACGTTGTGGATTGAAAGTGAATAAAACCAATGCAAGTCTTTAGTGTGAAGGACACCTTATTTGATTTAGACTACTAATGTGTTGTATGTTTCCTTCtgctatgttttatttataaaactgtcTTAGCAGGTTTTTCTGTTCAGGAACAGTTAGCTACTGATGGAATCCTGTGGTTTCCTGACCTCACTGCACTGGATTCTACTTGGATTCTGCCTATCTCCGTTGGTATCATCAATTTATTAATAGTGGAGGTCAGTGGTTTTAAATGAGATTTGTTTGCCATTTAaattattgggattttttttgctGTTCCAACATCAAATATAAATGTGTTTGAGTTGGTAGTGATATTCTAGCTTTGAGCCATAATTGAGATTCCTTGGTTTCTGGTCATAGATCAGCTGTTGGCAAGTCTTAGGccagttccttaacctctctgggggCCAGAATGCTCATAATTAAAATGGAAGAGCTGAATTAGAACACTTCTAAAGTCTCTTTCAGTTTTACAGTTATATGAATCTAATACACACaattttgtgatttgtttttggtaaagacagtaattaaaatggttaATCAGTCTGGTTTTATTCTCACATTAGATTGgtattttgtgtatatgtttaaaatgtaaatttgcaAGTAGGAAACATagtatctgactttttttttttttttttttagctgtatgACCCTAGAAAAGTCAGTACTCTATGTGATGGAgtagaaaaacacacacatataaaacatGATCTGTCAGCTATGTCTTACCATTATCCCATGCTGTGTTACTCAACAGTTTAGGGGAAGCAAGCCTTTAATTGTATAAGGAGCTATTCTCAGTTGAGTAGAACATAGACTCTTTGAACTAGAAGAAACCTTAGAAAAGATCCTTAGAACCTCATCTCAGAGACCCATCACTGGTCTCTGTTTCAGAAATCGAATACAccccttatttattattatttttttaagattttctttatttatttgagagagagagcacaagcagggggagcggcagagtgagagggagaagcagaccccgacgtggggctccatcccaggactccgggatcacgacctgagccaaaggcagatgcttaactgactgagccacccaggtgcctcaaaccctttattttttcaaatgggaAGAATGAAGATGATACTCTAATGTTTTGGGTTAGGGTTTCTTGAGAAAAGACTCCATGTGTAGTCTTAAGTGTGTTTCCCTAAGGTCACCTAGCACCATTGAATGTGGTTGGTACTtagtgaatatttgttaaaatgaagaaaatgatcaaCACCAGGTCACAGTGAATTAATGTCAGTCTTCTAGTCTTTCCTTTTACCAACTAACAACCCAGTATACGTAAGTTTAATAAAAACttattcttgggacgcctgggtggctcagtcggttcagcatctgcctttggctcaggtcatgatcccagggtccagggatcgagtcctgcatccggctccttgctcggtggggagtctgcttctccctctgcttgccactccccctgcttgtgtgagtgcttgctgtctgtctctctctctctctctgacaagtaaataaataaaatattttaaaaaaaaaacttattcttACACAATAtacaccatgtgccaggcactattttaaacaatttatgtgagttaactcatttaattcttagaaTAATCCTGTGATATAGGTACTAATATTATCCCCATATTAAGGTAGAGAAAGcgagacacagaaaggttaagtaacttacacAAAATCACATAACTATTAAATGCAGGGCTGCCATGTGAATCTAGGTAGTTTGGATCTGGAGTCTGTGCTCAAAATCATTTCATTATTCTATCTCttaaataagttatttataaGTCATAACTGCTTTTCCTAGCCTGGTTCTTCCCCTTATTCCATATAGCCAGATCACAAACCTTTGAGATTCCTATTACGATCCTTCTTTATGCCAGCCACTGTGTTTAAGTACCAAAACAAGGGTAACGATTCATACATAGCACCTATCTTGAAAGGACTTTCAGTcttacaatctttaaaaaacattgacTTGTAAAAATTATGCTCTTTAATATAGCTGAATCCCCTTTATTGCTATTGATTAAAGCTCCATTTAATAATTCtgcataattattaaatttttcagAAACATAGATCGTCAACTCTACATTTatcaatgttttaatttttttgcttctaTTAAAATATAGATGGAGGCCAGTCAAaaacaaattgtattttaaagCTTGTCTGATTTAATATGCTCAATAATTATTGTGTGTATTTATTATTCTACCCTCTCAGATTTTTGCTCTGCAAAAAATTGGAATGTCTCGTTTTCAGACATATATTACATACTTTGTTCGTGCGGTATCAGTGTTGATGATTCCAGTTGCTGCAACCATACCTTCAGTGAGTAAGCACCCACATTGTGTGTAGCATGTGCTAAATCCTCTCTGTGCTTAGACTGGCTAGGATTCTGTGTCTTCTGTTGAGCTTCCTTTGACTGCTAAGTCCCTTATTGGTTTCTGAGTTTCTGTAGTAATTAATATCACCAAGTGACACTTCATATTTTTTGGGATTAATCTTCCTTTGTGTGAATGTGAGTTAACTCTcaaactcctttttctttctttttttttaaatcttgcacAGTGCTTTAAACAGTATTTGTTCTGTTTGATTAGTTGAAATACTGAATTCCTTCTGTCTGCATAGACTGGGCCAAGGAATTTagctcttaaaaaagaaacaaaactttgtGCCAAGTCCATATGGGTTCATATGTGATATTATTTAACCTCAACAATTCAGTGAGGTAGGTACACCTGCCCCCATTTATATGTCAATACACtttgatagaaatagaaaaaaaatagttacgTTTGcagttatttcacatttttagcCTTTTGCTTATTTCCCAATGATACTTAGTGCAAAGAGGGCAAAAGCAGTCTTAGGTATTATCTCTCTCTGCTCAGGGCCAACACATTGACCATGAAGTAGAATTCATTTACTGGGGATAGATAGGGTTCATTAGCATATATCAAAGTACTTCATTGTCTTAGGAATCTGAAACAGTGCATTTTCAgcatcaaaaatgtattttttaaagctgtctCTTGGTCTAATACTGTCACTAATCCTGTGTAAAATAAGTCAGTTTCCACATTTCTGAAGTAGACCTCATAATGTCTGTGAGAACTAATAAAGTAGCATCAAGTGCTTACTATAGTACTTTTCATGTGAAAATAGAACAGTACAGATTCACTGCATTTCTGGGGAGAAATAATACCAGTTTATATATTATCAGGAAACTCCCTGATCAAATGAAATAGGAGCAGTGAATTTTCAGTGAGGGATTGGGTTTAAAGTGAATAACAGAGATCTCAAAAGCAGTGTCTTAAATACCCAAGTTTATTCTCTCAAATATAGGAAATTCCGAGTTAGGCAGTTTAGTGTAGAGCTGATGTGGCAGCTCCATGAAGATACATGAGGAACGCAGACTACTTCTCTCATTATGTTCCACCATCCACTGCCTGTAATTTCTATCCTTAAGGCCACAGTATGGTCATGATGGCTGCTGGAACTTATCTTGCAGGAATGGTAAAAGGGTGCTTCAAGGCTCCCTTTAAGGAGCCTTGACAGATGTCACACCAAACACTTGTGCTAACATCCTAGTTATTTGGGCGACACTTGGTTGCAGAAGAGACTGGGaattagtcctttttttttttttttttccctgatggcAGTATACCCagattaaaatgagaattttactACTAAGGAAGAAGAATTATTCTTAGGCAGTTCATAGTCTACCATAGTATGTAGAGTACTTTTTTCTACCATAGAGTACTTTTTTCGTACTGGATAAgtcagatgatgatgatggctaATAATCAATATtgactttgtgccaggcactgttttaaaagGTTTACATGTATTAGCTCATATAATTCATCCAGTGTGCACTGAAGTAGGTGCTATTACAGTCTCCACTTTagtgatgaggaaacagacacagagagggtaagtagcTTATCCAAGGTCACTCATCCATTAAGCGACATGTAATATCACTTAAGTATCTAAGACCCATCCAGGCAGTTTAGCTCCTGCCCGTGACTACTATGCTAATCTGCTCTGAGGATGTGGTACTTTCTGCCCCAAAAAATTTGCTTTGGAACAAATCCAAGTGCTTAATATAGGCCACCTACTGTGCTTACCAGTCTGTGTGAGTTATCTCCCTTTTTCCTCACAGCAGCCTTCTGAGGCAGGTATAGTTcagtccccattttatagatgagaagactgaaacagaaggaaaataacttCCCTGCagtcaaataaatggaattcaCATTCAGGCAGTTCAGCTCCAGGGCCTGGACTCAACCACCACAGGCTCATGCCTCTGGGGCCTGATCACATTCTGATGCCAAAGAAAAGTTTGCAACTCCCAACTGTGGGAATATTTCAAAAGGCTATAGAACTTAGTCAACCTAAATAAATCACTCTGAATGGAAGTACAAAAGAAAGTTGAAGATAATGCTGAGACTGTTCATCtctgaaaaaggcaaagataATTCATTCCTAAGAAACCAGTTACTGGGAAAATTTGGGGTGATAGATCACTATGTAGAGGAAAACGGGGTCTAGGGAGCCTAAATGGCTGTGCCCCCAGTACCCTACCTCCAATATAGCAGCTTGTCAGGCCTCTTGATGGGGAAAAAGGGTGCTTACTTGccaaagaggggaggggagatctCTCTTGAGCCTCTGCCTGGGCGCTGCTCTCTGTCATCCACTTGCTATCATGAATACCTCTCctcttggctttcttttcactttttagtCCTTTTAGCCTTCTTTCTTACCTAGTAGAATCGTCACAGTTATCAGATAGCTGCCACAGGTCTTGTTCAGTCCCTGTCCACGGTTGCTTCCCCACGTTGTCATTTTCTCTTGTACGGCCTACCCGTCTCTGGACGTCAGTGTCCTTGGAGAGTTGAGAAGTACTAACATTCatgtcctttcttctctttctagtcGATTGTGCTCTACTGGTTGTGCTCCAGCCTCATGGGCCTTTCACAGAACTTGCTGCTGCGCTCTCCTAGGTTTCGTCAACTTTGCCGAATACCGTTGACCAAGTCAGATTCAGGCACTCCTTATAAGGACCTCTTTGCTGCCTTTTATGCCAAGTTCATTTCAAAAAAATGACATGCTTTCCATTAATTTTGAAACAATTGCCAGTGTCATTATCACAATATATTTAGGTTTAGAAATTCAGATTTGatttaatttgtctttaaaaCCATGAACTGTGTAAAGTACTGTGGGTTAAGATATAATCCAAATATATTTGACAATACTTAAAATCCTTTAAGTGCtagaaatatatgtttaattgtatcttaaaaatacaaaagtagaatCAAAGTGCCTGGTTCTGCTTATAAAATTACAACTTGGTAGAGGTGCCAGAACTTTGGAAAAAAGGATTAGATACTGAATGATGTCGAATTATACTGACCAATCTCATacattaaagttttttaaagagaatacaGTGAGgtgattcttaaaattttggaGGTGTGGAGGATCATAGACCCATTTGCACGTCTGCTAAggctatggttttcttttcagaaaaatccTGGGACTCAGAACATGGGGGCCTTGGTTGATGAGCCTCCCTTCCCATGCCCCGAGGCTTTTTGGTAATTCCTGGTTGAGAAATCTTATTCTAATGGAACACACAATGATGATGAGTTAAtgtgtgacttttaaaaaatggacttgAGATACATGCAGTAGAGTAATCCTTAAAGAAAGTACCTAATATGGTAGGTGATACTGCCTTTCAGCCCTGCTCTGAAAGAATACAAGAAGGGTACattcctttttctgtatcttaagactgaaaaaaaaaaaaaaaagactggactAGAGTATAGCACTAAGTACTGATAGAGCCCAAAGTGGAAAATCTTAAGCATTAAGTTTGTTTTagtcaaaggaagaaaaactgaagGGCAGCTATCTGTTATGGAGGTGATTTTATAAACTTCTTTATTTGGAAGGATTAAGTATTCTAATGGGTTTAGACTATGGTAGATGGAAAAACTAACAGATAATACAAATTGTGgatccagttttttgtttgtttgatttgaaAGGATGATAAAACTAATTGTGATTGGGATATTTATGTCATTTGAAAAGATTATAAATTACAAGTTTTCATTGAGTTGGAATATGAAGCTCATTTTTGAGAGGCCCTGTATCCCATCTCGTgttttacaataaagaaaaaactaaagcAGAATTAGTCATTTTTTGAATAATGTCTATTAAATCTTAGCCATTTTGGTTGTCACCTCACCGGGTATTTAAAGGTAGCTGTTGGGACCTGGTTCTCTTTTCCTGACTTCCCAGTCCTGGTTCGTGACTGCCCTATTGAGGTAACTATCTTTCTAATCACAGTGAAGGAATTGAAGCCTCCAATACAGTAAATCCTCATTATTCTCAGACTTTGTATTTGCCAATTTGCCTacatgctaaaatttatttgtaacccccaaatcagTACAGGGCTTTTGATGTCATTCTTGGACAAACATGGAGTGCCAAAAAATTTGAGTCATTCGAGGTATGTGTTCCCAGATAGGTCAAACAGGGCAACACTGTGGCTTGTTTCAGCTGTCAGACTGTATAATAACCAAGTGTCCTTTTCATGGTCTAGTGCCATGTTTTTTCTCATTCAAGGGCTTTTTGTTGGTggttttgctatttaaaatggcCTCCAAGTGTTGTCATGCTGAAGTGCTGTCTAGTTTACCTAGGCACAAGAATCCTGTGGTGTTCTTTAAGGAGAAAGTAATACCTAAATAAACTTCATTCAGGCATGAATTACGatgctgttggccatgagtttaccattaatgaatcaacaatatattgTATTGATGGGTTGACAAAAATGTGACAAGAGGCTCACAGAAATGTACCCCTGTAAATTCTCTAGGAGCAATGGTTTAGTGTTGACTAATTcagagtttgtggtaattttatAGAATATAACTACCCCAGATAACAAGAATTGACCTTTCGGAACATGTACAatcagggaaggaaaggcagaaatATGTGTGCTGGTTGTATTAcacaaaaagaggaaagagaatttgagaaaaattttGGCTATCTCGAACAAGTTGTCTCGCCACGTGTATCATTGGGTACTGATTCATGTATTTTTCTCATAATGGGATGAAGGAAATCAGCCCTCTTCCCCCCATTTTACTCAAAGAAGTTTGTCACTTTCTGAAAGTAAGAAATAAAGGAATGCTGTTAACTCCCTTTTCCAGTAGGTGAATCTTCTTTCCATGAGCATGCTTTACCTTGTTTACTTGGATTCCCCTTGATTTCTAAATGTACATTTAACATCTTTTTTCAAGGGATAGTTTACCTTGTTTCCTATTGCTTTCCTGTTTTCAGACATTTTGAATTGCTTtgaaaatgtatgtaaatttatttgaaaatacaaggtccgggcgcctgggtggctcagttggttaagcgactgccttcggctcaggtcatgatcctggagtcccgggatcgagtcccgcatcgggctccctgctcagcagggagtctgcttctccctctgaccctcccccctctcatgtgctctctctctctctctcaaataaataaataaaatctttaaaaaaaaaaaaagaaaaatacaaggtCCTTCCTCCCgtatctcaaaataatttctgGTAGAGCTGAAGGTGGCTGGGATctt
It encodes:
- the LOC110591478 gene encoding cytochrome c oxidase assembly protein COX18, mitochondrial isoform X2, whose translation is MLCRLGGRWLRPLPVLQHGARDRPLAPTSTGGVKHSALPVWAVASVSAVGSGGPGSWYEALATSAPVHGMEEVLLGVHTATGLPWWACIGLTTVALRGAVTLPLAAYQHYILAKVENLQPEIKNIARHLNQEVAVRANQLRWSKRVARLTYLKNMRRLVSELYVRDNCHPFKATVLVWIQFPMWIFMSVALRNFSTGATHSEGFSVQEQLATDGILWFPDLTALDSTWILPISVGIINLLIVEIFALQKIGMSRFQTYITYFVRAVSVLMIPVAATIPSSIVLYWLCSSLMGLSQNLLLRSPRFRQLCRIPLTKSDSGTPYKDLFAAFYAKFISKK
- the LOC110591478 gene encoding cytochrome c oxidase assembly protein COX18, mitochondrial isoform X1: MLCRLGGRWLRPLPVLQHGARDRPLAPTSTGGVKHSALPVWAVASVSAVGSGGPGSWYEALATSAPVHGMEEVLLGVHTATGLPWWACIGLTTVALRGAVTLPLAAYQHYILAKVENLQPEIKNIARHLNQEVAVRANQLRWSKRVARLTYLKNMRRLVSELYVRDNCHPFKATVLVWIQFPMWIFMSVALRNFSTGATHSEAGFSVQEQLATDGILWFPDLTALDSTWILPISVGIINLLIVEIFALQKIGMSRFQTYITYFVRAVSVLMIPVAATIPSSIVLYWLCSSLMGLSQNLLLRSPRFRQLCRIPLTKSDSGTPYKDLFAAFYAKFISKK
- the LOC110591478 gene encoding cytochrome c oxidase assembly protein COX18, mitochondrial isoform X3; this translates as MRRLVSELYVRDNCHPFKATVLVWIQFPMWIFMSVALRNFSTGATHSEGFSVQEQLATDGILWFPDLTALDSTWILPISVGIINLLIVEIFALQKIGMSRFQTYITYFVRAVSVLMIPVAATIPSSIVLYWLCSSLMGLSQNLLLRSPRFRQLCRIPLTKSDSGTPYKDLFAAFYAKFISKK